The following are from one region of the Streptomyces rubrogriseus genome:
- a CDS encoding DUF1838 domain-containing protein yields the protein MTTPAQSLRSLARTRASLDGEEVTYWWSGSVFAWAPDEPYERLFGFEGVNVARLVHDAEDGPDSYRLLTREAAFYLDPVTGDILETWRDLPVVHVWNDPANQKWRPFPVPTTDLGDQVCFSLEIPLAYPSPLPTAQYPRHSAGDTYRALELFQFFARREDLAGPDPSVPATMSWTRMSPWVPWMARGGRPGGLTYHCRGRKLGSYTEVPERTRAHIADHHPRFARAPRKWSEPNETSWTYFRAHNPPA from the coding sequence ATGACGACACCCGCGCAGTCGCTCCGCTCCCTCGCCCGAACCCGGGCCTCCCTCGACGGCGAGGAGGTCACGTACTGGTGGTCCGGAAGTGTGTTCGCATGGGCGCCCGACGAGCCCTACGAGCGCCTCTTCGGCTTCGAAGGCGTCAACGTCGCCCGCCTCGTCCACGACGCGGAGGACGGCCCCGACTCCTACCGGCTGCTCACCCGTGAGGCCGCGTTCTACCTGGACCCCGTCACCGGCGACATCCTGGAGACCTGGCGGGACCTGCCGGTGGTGCACGTCTGGAACGACCCGGCGAACCAGAAGTGGCGCCCCTTCCCGGTCCCGACGACCGACCTGGGCGACCAGGTCTGCTTCAGCCTGGAGATCCCGCTCGCCTACCCCTCGCCCCTGCCGACGGCCCAGTACCCCCGTCACTCGGCCGGTGACACGTACCGGGCCCTGGAACTCTTCCAGTTCTTCGCCCGCCGCGAGGACCTGGCCGGACCGGACCCCAGCGTCCCGGCGACCATGTCGTGGACCCGGATGTCCCCGTGGGTCCCGTGGATGGCCCGCGGCGGGCGGCCCGGCGGCCTCACCTACCACTGCCGGGGCCGCAAGCTCGGCTCGTACACGGAGGTGCCCGAGCGCACCCGTGCCCACATCGCCGACCACCACCCGCGGTTCGCACGGGCCCCGCGGAAGTGGAGCGAGCCGAACGAGACCAGCTGGACGTACTTCCGCGCGCACAACCCGCCCGCGTGA
- a CDS encoding DUF998 domain-containing protein, translating into MRFVPRWVLLSSGCAPVLLIAGWTGAAYAEGASYDPVTQTISVLGSYGAAGFWVMTAAFLALGVCHLLTAWGLRTAATAGRVALGGGGLAALVLVALPAPSSGGSLRHGAVVVVGFTLLAVWPVLAVNGDPAGPWALRLAPSIAVTTLMAAGGVWFLIEMRRQGDAGVAERVVTSLQSLWPFVVAASCLRHARRPGTAPEG; encoded by the coding sequence ATGCGATTTGTTCCCAGATGGGTCCTGCTCTCGTCGGGATGTGCACCCGTACTGCTGATCGCAGGCTGGACCGGCGCCGCGTACGCCGAAGGGGCTTCCTACGATCCCGTAACGCAGACCATCAGCGTTCTGGGGTCCTACGGAGCCGCCGGATTCTGGGTGATGACGGCTGCGTTCCTGGCCCTGGGCGTCTGCCACCTGCTGACCGCCTGGGGGCTGCGGACCGCCGCCACCGCCGGACGCGTGGCGCTGGGCGGTGGCGGACTCGCCGCGCTGGTCCTGGTGGCGCTCCCCGCGCCCAGCAGCGGGGGCTCCCTGCGGCACGGCGCGGTGGTGGTGGTCGGGTTCACGCTGTTGGCGGTCTGGCCGGTGCTGGCCGTCAACGGAGATCCGGCCGGTCCCTGGGCGCTGCGTCTCGCGCCCTCGATCGCCGTGACGACCCTGATGGCCGCCGGTGGAGTGTGGTTCCTGATCGAGATGCGGCGACAGGGCGACGCCGGCGTCGCCGAACGCGTCGTGACCTCCCTCCAGTCGCTGTGGCCCTTCGTGGTGGCCGCCTCCTGCCTCCGCCACGCCCGGCGACCGGGGACGGCCCCGGAAGGGTGA
- the sigJ gene encoding RNA polymerase sigma factor SigJ, translating into MGTAGTSTDATVGERRQLINVAYRLLGSLVEAEDAVQEAYARWYALPRSRQEEIVSPGAWLTTVTGRVCLDALGSARARRERYVGAWLPDPLPAHTERGPGHGADPADQMVLDESVTMAFLVVLESMTPAERVAFVLHDVFRYPFADIAGILRRTPAACKQLAASARRRVRGARAPQTPAAVRADVVRQVKEAWQTKDIAALVDLLDPAAVMTADGGGMVGTALRPIEGGARIAQYMAAIADKAPGLELLERSVNGVPGLVARRDGAVMTVAALDVADGRVTRIWVVRNPEKLGPWVG; encoded by the coding sequence ATGGGGACGGCTGGGACGAGTACCGACGCGACGGTCGGCGAGCGGCGTCAACTGATCAATGTCGCCTACCGGTTGCTCGGTTCGCTGGTCGAGGCCGAGGACGCCGTGCAGGAGGCCTACGCACGCTGGTACGCGCTGCCCCGGAGCCGGCAGGAGGAGATCGTCTCCCCGGGGGCCTGGCTGACGACCGTGACCGGCCGGGTCTGCCTGGACGCGCTCGGCTCGGCGCGAGCCCGGCGGGAACGCTACGTCGGCGCGTGGCTGCCGGATCCGCTCCCCGCCCACACCGAGCGGGGCCCCGGCCACGGCGCCGATCCCGCCGACCAGATGGTCCTGGACGAGTCGGTGACCATGGCCTTCCTCGTCGTCCTGGAGTCGATGACGCCGGCCGAGCGGGTCGCCTTCGTCCTCCACGACGTCTTCCGCTACCCCTTCGCCGACATCGCGGGCATCCTCCGCCGTACCCCAGCGGCCTGCAAGCAGCTCGCGGCCTCGGCCCGCCGCCGGGTGCGCGGCGCGCGGGCTCCGCAGACACCGGCCGCAGTGCGGGCCGACGTGGTGCGGCAGGTCAAGGAGGCGTGGCAGACCAAGGACATCGCCGCTCTCGTCGACCTCCTCGACCCGGCCGCGGTCATGACCGCCGACGGCGGCGGCATGGTCGGCACCGCCCTGCGCCCGATCGAGGGCGGCGCCCGCATCGCCCAGTACATGGCCGCCATCGCCGACAAGGCCCCGGGACTCGAACTCCTGGAGCGCTCGGTCAACGGGGTACCGGGCCTGGTGGCCCGGCGCGACGGCGCCGTCATGACCGTCGCGGCCCTCGACGTCGCCGACGGCCGCGTCACCCGCATCTGGGTGGTCCGCAACCCCGAGAAGCTGGGGCCGTGGGTAGGCTGA
- a CDS encoding GPP34 family phosphoprotein, which yields MTTAHDLTIVSLEVPSDYPVERGDLSLALAGAELIDLMEAGTVALDGDLLRPVSRAASGDRLLDAAASLLAGDQAESVTDWLWRRGDGLAAQYLAAAGADEGGRRRPRRNARGGTGRPAPADPAAHRRATDRWSGADPVLAGLAAAVGVRHESADQVADPEDDGVATVLAAVNDAVVELAAIRQRRSIEEAAFDNIWRGM from the coding sequence ATGACCACGGCGCACGACCTGACGATCGTCTCTCTCGAAGTCCCCTCCGACTATCCGGTCGAGCGCGGCGACCTGTCGCTGGCCCTGGCCGGAGCGGAACTGATCGACCTGATGGAGGCGGGGACGGTCGCGCTGGACGGCGACCTGCTGCGGCCGGTGTCGCGGGCCGCGTCCGGTGACCGGCTCCTCGACGCGGCGGCGTCGCTGCTCGCCGGGGACCAGGCCGAGTCCGTGACGGACTGGCTGTGGCGCCGGGGCGACGGCCTGGCGGCGCAGTACCTCGCGGCCGCGGGAGCGGACGAGGGCGGCCGAAGGCGCCCGCGACGGAACGCACGCGGCGGTACCGGCCGTCCGGCCCCGGCCGATCCGGCGGCCCATCGGCGCGCCACCGACCGCTGGTCCGGTGCGGACCCCGTGCTCGCGGGGCTCGCGGCCGCGGTGGGCGTCCGGCACGAGTCGGCCGACCAGGTGGCGGATCCCGAGGACGACGGGGTCGCGACGGTGCTCGCCGCGGTGAACGACGCCGTGGTGGAACTGGCCGCGATCCGCCAGCGCCGCAGCATCGAGGAAGCGGCGTTCGACAACATCTGGCGCGGGATGTGA
- a CDS encoding NAD(+)/NADH kinase — protein sequence MTIERVGLVVHGGREGAAEAAREVREWCDENAVACTDIDVWSDAGRHSARQEVDAAGDPDLVVTLGGDGTFLRGARLAAENDALILGVDLGRVGFLTEVPAVAVRSALDAVRDGGLEPESRMLLTLRASRLLEIPSEMEALLRYGRGPLLPPPRVRTDCESGDEWGIALNVTALNDVVLEKLSRDRQISVGVYIAGRLLASYSADALLVATPTGSTAYSFAAGGPVVSPRAEALVFTAVAPHMTFDRSVVTAPDEPVGLRILERSGRAAVSIDGQLRGVLDPGDWLGVYAAPRRLRAVRLGPMDFYGRLRERMRLTDAPAAVADGTPAPLWPVSTPPPGDLAHLALPVPGAEGATGDLLREQS from the coding sequence GTGACGATCGAGCGGGTCGGACTCGTGGTCCACGGCGGTCGCGAGGGCGCCGCCGAAGCGGCCCGGGAGGTCCGGGAGTGGTGCGACGAGAACGCCGTCGCCTGCACGGACATCGACGTGTGGAGCGATGCCGGGCGGCACAGTGCCCGACAGGAGGTGGACGCGGCCGGCGACCCGGACCTCGTCGTGACCCTGGGCGGTGACGGCACCTTCCTGCGCGGCGCGCGGCTGGCGGCGGAGAACGACGCCCTCATCCTGGGCGTGGACCTGGGACGAGTGGGGTTCCTGACCGAGGTGCCCGCCGTGGCGGTGCGCTCCGCCCTCGACGCCGTCCGGGACGGCGGGCTGGAGCCGGAGAGCCGCATGCTGCTCACTCTGCGTGCCTCCCGGCTCCTGGAGATCCCCTCGGAGATGGAAGCGCTCCTGCGGTACGGGCGCGGACCCCTGCTGCCGCCCCCGAGGGTGCGGACCGACTGCGAGAGCGGCGACGAATGGGGCATCGCCCTGAACGTCACGGCCCTCAACGACGTCGTGCTCGAGAAGCTGTCGAGGGACCGGCAGATCTCCGTCGGCGTCTACATCGCGGGCCGGCTGCTCGCCTCGTACTCCGCCGACGCGCTGCTCGTCGCGACCCCGACGGGATCCACCGCCTACAGCTTCGCCGCGGGCGGCCCGGTCGTGTCGCCCCGCGCCGAAGCGCTCGTCTTCACCGCGGTGGCCCCGCACATGACGTTCGACCGCTCCGTGGTCACCGCACCGGACGAGCCCGTCGGGCTGCGGATCCTCGAACGGTCGGGCCGGGCCGCCGTGAGCATCGACGGACAGCTGCGGGGCGTGCTCGATCCCGGTGACTGGCTCGGCGTCTACGCCGCCCCGCGCCGGCTGCGGGCGGTGCGGCTGGGGCCCATGGACTTCTACGGCCGCCTGCGCGAGCGCATGCGGCTCACCGACGCCCCGGCCGCGGTCGCCGACGGTACGCCCGCCCCGCTGTGGCCGGTGAGCACGCCGCCACCGGGAGACCTCGCCCATCTGGCGCTGCCGGTGCCGGGCGCCGAAGGGGCCACCGGTGATCTTCTCCGCGAACAGTCGTAA
- a CDS encoding spore-associated protein A: protein MQAVGATLTAVAAIGAGLLVSAPAAGAATAGATASYNGVCGSGYKVVNSMPIGSTGTVYLTYNSATGKNCTVTIRNKTGTPTYMVAYVRNIESGADQYDEGDYRSYAGPVYVSARGACVEWGGVIGNLQAWNYGSNCGALAAKAPQKDWFAGER, encoded by the coding sequence ATGCAAGCCGTAGGGGCGACGCTGACCGCCGTCGCGGCCATCGGGGCGGGGCTGTTGGTGTCGGCCCCCGCCGCCGGTGCGGCGACCGCGGGCGCGACCGCGTCGTACAACGGGGTCTGCGGCTCCGGCTACAAGGTGGTGAACTCCATGCCGATCGGCTCCACCGGCACGGTGTATCTCACCTACAACTCGGCCACGGGTAAGAACTGCACCGTGACCATCCGCAACAAGACGGGCACACCGACGTACATGGTGGCCTACGTGCGCAACATCGAGAGCGGCGCGGACCAGTACGACGAGGGTGACTACCGGTCGTACGCCGGGCCGGTGTACGTGTCCGCGCGCGGCGCCTGCGTCGAGTGGGGCGGCGTCATCGGCAATCTGCAGGCCTGGAACTACGGCTCCAACTGCGGCGCGCTGGCCGCCAAGGCCCCGCAGAAGGACTGGTTCGCCGGCGAACGCTGA
- a CDS encoding class I SAM-dependent DNA methyltransferase — protein sequence MTSSQLWTRETADRYDAEEAESGMGSAAVLGPTVDFLAGLAGEGRALEFAIGTGRVGVPLRERGVPVAGIELSEHMAAVLRRKTPEETLPVTLGDMATTVVPGEFTLVYLVYNTITNLLTQDEQVECFRNAARHLSPGGRFVIELGVPPLRFLPPGQVAVPFDVSERHLGFDTFDLVEQILVSNHFTRDPGDGSYRRDNSRHRYAWPAELDLMARIAGLELERRVADWDGAPFTEDSAKHISVWRKPA from the coding sequence GTGACGAGCAGCCAGCTGTGGACCCGTGAGACCGCCGACCGCTACGACGCCGAGGAGGCGGAGAGCGGGATGGGCTCCGCCGCCGTTCTGGGACCGACCGTCGACTTCCTCGCCGGGCTCGCCGGGGAGGGCCGGGCACTGGAGTTCGCCATCGGGACCGGGCGCGTGGGCGTCCCGCTGCGGGAACGCGGCGTGCCGGTGGCGGGCATCGAGCTTTCCGAGCACATGGCGGCGGTCCTGCGGCGCAAGACCCCCGAGGAGACGCTGCCGGTGACCCTCGGGGACATGGCCACGACCGTGGTGCCCGGCGAGTTCACCCTGGTCTATCTCGTGTACAACACCATCACCAACCTGCTCACGCAGGACGAACAGGTCGAGTGCTTCCGCAACGCGGCCCGCCATCTGAGCCCCGGCGGCCGATTCGTCATCGAGCTGGGCGTGCCACCGCTGCGGTTCCTGCCGCCCGGGCAGGTCGCGGTGCCGTTCGACGTCTCCGAGCGGCACCTCGGCTTCGACACCTTCGACCTGGTCGAGCAGATCCTCGTCTCCAACCACTTCACGCGGGACCCCGGCGACGGCTCCTACCGCCGGGACAACTCCCGGCACCGGTACGCCTGGCCGGCGGAGCTCGACCTGATGGCCCGGATCGCCGGACTCGAGCTGGAGCGACGCGTCGCGGACTGGGACGGGGCTCCGTTCACCGAGGACTCGGCGAAGCACATCTCCGTGTGGCGCAAGCCGGCCTGA
- a CDS encoding MerR family transcriptional regulator produces MLIGEVARRSGVSARMLRHYESLGLVRPSGRTGSGYREYSRADIRRIFHIESLRSLGLSLREIGRALDEPGFAPAALVDDLIHRTRERIAAETELLTRLRRIDAAGPAGWEDVLQAVALLQALGSKSADARQRAALSSVQDASVPVEALVDAVLSETDTNVAGALRWALARSGDDAAALLARGLDSPVAEVRARAVRALAELSGAEATARLRHALDGPDAVVRGYAALALGSRGVGEAVPTLIGMVVAGRNDTDAADALSVLASDTATADRIAAGLVGRLADATSDAAARGRLTQALAGIPGPRASGALAELSRDEDRAVALTATYLLRLREEP; encoded by the coding sequence GTGTTGATCGGTGAGGTGGCGCGACGGTCCGGGGTCAGTGCCCGCATGCTCAGGCACTACGAGTCGCTCGGCCTGGTGCGGCCCTCGGGACGTACGGGCTCGGGATACCGGGAGTACTCCCGTGCGGACATCCGGCGGATCTTCCACATCGAGAGCCTGCGGTCGCTGGGGCTGTCGCTGCGCGAGATCGGCCGCGCGCTCGACGAACCCGGGTTCGCTCCCGCGGCACTCGTGGACGACCTCATCCACCGCACGCGCGAACGGATCGCGGCGGAGACGGAGTTGCTCACCCGGCTGCGCCGGATCGACGCGGCGGGGCCGGCCGGCTGGGAGGACGTCCTCCAGGCCGTCGCGCTCCTCCAGGCGCTGGGCTCGAAGAGCGCGGACGCACGCCAGCGCGCGGCCCTCTCCTCGGTCCAGGACGCCTCGGTACCGGTGGAGGCCCTGGTCGACGCGGTGCTGAGCGAGACGGACACCAATGTCGCCGGAGCCCTTCGCTGGGCGCTGGCACGATCGGGCGACGATGCCGCGGCACTGCTGGCCCGGGGGCTGGACTCACCGGTGGCGGAGGTGCGGGCGCGTGCCGTGCGGGCGCTCGCCGAACTGTCCGGCGCGGAGGCCACCGCGCGGCTGCGGCACGCCCTCGACGGACCCGACGCCGTGGTCCGCGGGTACGCGGCACTGGCGCTCGGGTCGCGCGGGGTGGGCGAGGCGGTGCCGACGCTCATCGGCATGGTCGTGGCGGGACGGAACGACACCGACGCGGCCGACGCGCTGAGCGTGCTGGCGAGCGACACCGCGACGGCGGACCGGATCGCCGCCGGGCTCGTCGGCCGTCTCGCCGACGCCACCAGCGACGCGGCCGCGCGCGGCCGGCTGACGCAGGCGCTTGCGGGCATCCCGGGCCCGCGGGCGTCCGGTGCCCTGGCGGAACTGTCCCGGGACGAGGACCGCGCCGTCGCGCTCACCGCGACGTATCTGCTGCGGCTGCGCGAGGAGCCGTAA
- a CDS encoding HEAT repeat domain-containing protein: protein MTMTRQDTDALRAFESLADPRASVRLRAALAVGTAPDPRFVERLVERSAVEPEFFVRDMLTWALTRHPVAATLPPLVREVGSRLPQARSQALHTLSKIGDRRAWPAVNGAVLSDADDEVARSAWRAAVVLVPEGEEQALARALAPQLGRGDRETQLSLSRALVALGEPAGAVLEAATTAPAPHVRAHALATRRLLRDPDSGFEAAIEEAKRVVALGGSGHEGR from the coding sequence ATGACCATGACGAGACAGGACACGGATGCCCTGCGAGCGTTCGAGAGCCTGGCCGACCCACGTGCGTCCGTGCGACTGCGGGCGGCCCTCGCCGTAGGTACGGCACCGGACCCGCGCTTCGTGGAACGGCTCGTCGAACGGTCCGCGGTCGAGCCGGAGTTCTTCGTCCGCGACATGCTGACCTGGGCGCTCACCCGTCATCCGGTGGCCGCGACGCTTCCCCCGCTGGTCCGTGAGGTGGGCTCGAGGCTCCCGCAGGCGCGCAGCCAGGCGCTGCACACGCTGTCCAAGATCGGGGACCGGCGGGCGTGGCCGGCGGTCAACGGGGCGGTGCTGTCCGACGCCGACGACGAGGTGGCGCGCAGCGCCTGGCGGGCCGCGGTCGTCCTCGTCCCCGAGGGCGAGGAGCAGGCCCTGGCCCGGGCGCTGGCCCCTCAGTTGGGGCGCGGCGACCGGGAGACGCAGCTGAGTCTCAGCCGGGCGCTGGTGGCGCTGGGCGAGCCGGCCGGGGCGGTTCTGGAGGCCGCGACGACCGCCCCCGCCCCGCACGTGCGTGCGCACGCCCTGGCGACGCGGCGGCTGCTGCGCGACCCGGACTCCGGGTTCGAGGCGGCGATCGAGGAGGCGAAGCGCGTCGTGGCCCTCGGCGGGTCCGGTCACGAGGGACGATAG
- a CDS encoding SAM-dependent methyltransferase has translation MTGESSSIDSTRPTIARVYDYLLGGKDNYAADREIGDVFKRDLPGSVAIAFANRAALTRAVGEIVTRTGVRQFIDLGSGLPTADNVHQVAQRRAPEARVVYVDTDPQVLVHGRALLEENDRTRFVPVDVRDPEGIRSHPDTRELIDFDRPVAVMFSAILHHVNDDEDPAAIVRYWRDQVPSGSLFFVSHFRSGNNPETAEAEKVLQGTFGRGRWRTDAEIEALLDGLEILEPGIVPASLWRPEATAGTHNGGGERELTVWERLIAAGMARKP, from the coding sequence ATGACGGGAGAGAGTTCCTCCATCGACAGCACCAGGCCGACCATCGCCCGGGTCTACGACTACCTGCTCGGCGGCAAGGACAACTACGCGGCGGACCGCGAGATCGGCGACGTGTTCAAGCGCGACCTGCCGGGTTCGGTGGCGATCGCCTTCGCCAATCGCGCGGCGCTGACGCGGGCGGTGGGGGAGATCGTGACGAGGACCGGGGTGCGCCAGTTCATCGACCTCGGCAGCGGCCTGCCCACCGCCGACAACGTGCACCAGGTCGCGCAACGGCGGGCACCCGAGGCCCGGGTGGTGTACGTCGACACCGATCCGCAGGTCCTCGTCCACGGGCGGGCGCTGCTGGAGGAGAACGACCGGACCCGGTTCGTACCCGTCGATGTGCGCGACCCCGAGGGCATCCGCAGCCACCCGGACACCCGGGAGCTGATCGACTTCGACCGTCCCGTCGCCGTCATGTTCAGCGCCATCCTCCACCACGTCAACGACGACGAGGACCCGGCCGCGATCGTCCGCTACTGGCGCGACCAAGTGCCGTCCGGGAGCCTCTTCTTCGTCAGCCACTTCCGCTCCGGGAACAACCCGGAGACGGCTGAGGCCGAGAAGGTCCTCCAGGGGACGTTCGGCCGGGGCCGGTGGCGGACGGACGCGGAGATCGAGGCCCTGCTGGACGGGCTGGAGATCCTGGAGCCGGGGATAGTGCCGGCGTCCCTGTGGCGTCCCGAGGCGACCGCCGGAACGCACAACGGCGGCGGTGAACGGGAGTTGACCGTCTGGGAGCGTCTCATCGCCGCCGGGATGGCCCGCAAGCCGTAG
- a CDS encoding haloacid dehalogenase type II, giving the protein MAGGIRGIEVVVFDVLGTLVDEPGGLRAGIRESVPAADDASVDELLARWQGHVEREQLRIVRGQRAYADSGIIDAEAARLVADRAGVGDPAAVDRLAGAGRRLPPWSDSAAGLDRLTRRLVVLGLSNAGHTALPRIAAYAGLRWHGALSGETVRAYKPAPEVYRLAVDTAGCPPDRVLMVAAHGWDLRGARAAGMRTAYVHRPGGDPPTGSDDFDGRFETLAELADALRL; this is encoded by the coding sequence ATGGCTGGTGGGATCCGCGGCATCGAGGTCGTCGTCTTCGACGTCCTCGGCACACTGGTGGACGAGCCCGGCGGGCTTCGGGCGGGGATCCGGGAGTCGGTGCCCGCGGCCGACGACGCGTCCGTCGACGAGTTGCTCGCCCGGTGGCAGGGGCACGTGGAACGGGAGCAGCTGCGCATCGTGCGGGGGCAGCGCGCGTACGCCGACAGCGGGATCATCGACGCGGAGGCCGCTCGGCTGGTGGCCGACCGTGCGGGCGTCGGGGATCCGGCGGCCGTCGACCGGCTGGCCGGGGCGGGTCGGCGCCTGCCGCCCTGGAGCGACTCCGCCGCCGGACTCGACCGGCTGACGCGGCGCCTCGTGGTGCTGGGTCTCTCCAACGCCGGTCACACCGCTCTGCCGCGGATCGCCGCGTACGCCGGGCTGCGCTGGCACGGGGCCCTGTCGGGCGAGACCGTCCGCGCCTACAAGCCGGCGCCGGAGGTCTACCGGCTGGCCGTCGACACCGCGGGGTGCCCGCCGGACCGCGTGCTCATGGTGGCCGCCCACGGCTGGGACCTCCGTGGCGCCCGGGCGGCAGGCATGCGGACCGCGTACGTGCACCGCCCCGGCGGAGATCCGCCGACGGGCTCCGACGACTTCGACGGACGCTTCGAGACACTGGCCGAACTGGCCGACGCGCTCCGCCTCTGA
- a CDS encoding CGNR zinc finger domain-containing protein, producing MDFAFVSGNPALDLAGTVLSRRDEPVDLLAVPADLERWVAACEGLPDRVTATPSAFAAALTLREAVYRLALDRVLDRRFHLPSLEVVNDAAAGPLPTVRLGDAGVRMSGDLPAVLTQVARGGIAVLADPGARLKECGRADCTRVYTDRSRGARRAWCGMEECGNRVKAAAYRARRRASAAPSGRTER from the coding sequence GTGGACTTCGCCTTCGTGAGTGGCAACCCGGCCCTCGATCTGGCCGGCACCGTGCTGTCCCGCCGGGACGAGCCGGTCGATCTGCTGGCAGTGCCCGCGGACCTCGAGCGGTGGGTGGCCGCCTGCGAGGGGCTGCCCGACCGCGTCACCGCCACCCCCTCGGCCTTCGCCGCGGCACTGACCCTGCGGGAAGCCGTCTACCGTCTCGCGCTCGACCGCGTCCTCGACCGCCGTTTCCACCTCCCGAGCCTCGAGGTCGTCAACGACGCCGCCGCCGGGCCGCTGCCCACCGTCCGGCTCGGTGACGCGGGGGTGCGGATGTCCGGGGACCTGCCCGCCGTACTGACCCAGGTGGCCAGGGGCGGTATCGCCGTGCTCGCCGACCCCGGCGCCCGCCTCAAGGAGTGCGGCCGCGCCGACTGCACCCGCGTCTATACCGACCGTTCGCGCGGCGCCCGGCGCGCCTGGTGCGGGATGGAGGAGTGCGGCAACCGCGTCAAGGCCGCGGCCTACAGAGCCCGCAGACGCGCGTCGGCCGCACCGTCCGGCCGGACGGAACGGTGA
- a CDS encoding phosphatase PAP2 family protein, which yields MTGRPGPAVLPSWLRVWFVLIACLAAPVVLVLGVVYSDESEPREWDIRIFAAVDGVGPPWRHVAVVTDFLGEPAGAVLLVAAVVTGCLLLRHPRAAVFVVTGAGLTVGTTTLLKPVVGRTIHGDNLSYPSGHTAFLTAIALMVSLLAAGRLGLGRAAGTAFVFAAGLVAGATMGWAQVALGSHYATDTLGGWCTALTVLPVTAWLVDRTADRLTDRWAGLPAHPPDEWTAGPPSDRRAERRADAGRQQGR from the coding sequence GTGACCGGCCGGCCGGGGCCCGCGGTGCTGCCGTCGTGGCTGCGGGTGTGGTTCGTGCTGATCGCCTGCCTCGCAGCGCCGGTGGTCCTCGTCCTCGGTGTCGTGTACAGCGACGAGAGCGAGCCGCGCGAGTGGGACATCCGGATCTTCGCGGCGGTGGACGGGGTGGGGCCGCCGTGGCGGCACGTCGCCGTGGTCACGGACTTCCTGGGGGAGCCCGCGGGGGCGGTGCTGTTGGTCGCGGCCGTCGTGACCGGCTGCCTGCTGCTTCGGCACCCGCGCGCGGCGGTGTTCGTGGTGACCGGGGCAGGCCTGACCGTGGGTACGACGACGCTGCTCAAACCCGTGGTGGGGCGCACCATCCACGGCGACAACCTCTCCTACCCGAGCGGGCACACCGCCTTCCTCACCGCGATCGCCCTCATGGTGTCGCTGCTCGCGGCCGGACGCCTGGGCCTCGGCAGGGCGGCCGGCACGGCCTTCGTGTTCGCGGCGGGGCTGGTGGCGGGCGCGACCATGGGCTGGGCGCAGGTCGCCCTGGGCTCCCACTACGCGACCGACACCCTCGGCGGCTGGTGCACCGCGCTGACGGTGCTCCCGGTCACCGCGTGGCTGGTCGACCGGACGGCCGACCGGCTGACCGACCGGTGGGCCGGCCTCCCGGCCCACCCGCCGGACGAGTGGACGGCCGGCCCGCCCTCCGACCGGCGGGCCGAGCGGAGGGCCGACGCCGGCCGGCAGCAGGGCCGCTGA